A genomic region of Chitinimonas arctica contains the following coding sequences:
- a CDS encoding alpha/beta fold hydrolase — protein MNVLHRTLVLSILVMAASTQAAPTAAANLTAVSQAVGIEQSSNYVLTPDGVRLYYKDWGPRDGQVVVFSHGWPLNSDSWESQMLFLASQGYRVVAHDRRGHGRSSQPWDGNDMDHYADDLASVIKALKLKDVTLVGFSTGGGEVARYIGRHGTGRVKKAVLVSAVTPLMLKTPSHPAGLPIDVFDGIRKGSLENRSQLYLDIASGPFFGFNRAGAKPSQGMIQSFWAQGMQAGHKNTYDSIAAFSATDFRDDLKKFDIPTLVIHGDDDQIVPIDITGRAAAKLLKDAKLIVYAGAPHGITDTHKERLNQDLLGFLKK, from the coding sequence AACCGCTGTCAGCCAAGCCGTCGGCATCGAGCAGTCGTCGAACTACGTGCTTACCCCTGACGGCGTCCGCCTTTACTACAAGGACTGGGGACCGAGAGATGGCCAAGTGGTGGTATTCAGCCACGGCTGGCCGCTGAATTCGGATAGCTGGGAATCGCAGATGCTGTTCCTTGCCTCGCAAGGCTACCGCGTGGTGGCGCATGACCGCCGCGGTCATGGCCGATCCAGCCAGCCATGGGACGGTAACGATATGGATCACTATGCGGATGACTTGGCGTCTGTCATCAAGGCACTCAAGCTCAAAGACGTAACGCTGGTCGGTTTCTCGACCGGCGGGGGCGAGGTGGCGCGCTATATCGGCCGCCATGGTACTGGCCGGGTCAAGAAGGCGGTGCTCGTGAGCGCGGTGACGCCATTGATGCTCAAGACACCAAGCCACCCTGCGGGTTTACCTATCGATGTGTTCGATGGCATACGCAAGGGCTCGCTGGAAAACCGCTCGCAGCTGTACCTGGATATTGCGTCCGGCCCATTCTTCGGCTTCAACCGTGCTGGCGCCAAACCTTCGCAGGGCATGATCCAGTCCTTCTGGGCCCAGGGTATGCAGGCCGGTCACAAGAACACTTACGATTCCATCGCGGCATTCTCGGCCACCGATTTCCGTGACGATCTGAAAAAGTTCGACATCCCCACCTTGGTGATCCATGGCGACGACGACCAGATCGTGCCGATCGATATCACCGGCCGTGCTGCCGCCAAATTGCTCAAGGATGCCAAGTTGATTGTCTATGCAGGCGCACCGCATGGGATAACCGATACCCATAAGGAACGCTTGAATCAGGATCTGCTCGGCTTCCTAAAGAAATAA